ATGACGAAATGGAATGTGACTTAGTATCTGCGCGAATCGTTTCATTGCTGGAGACAGGTGGTTTTTCGTTTTCGCCTGTAGCCCTTAAGAGTATACACAGAATTTTATTTGATAGTATTTATGATTTCAATGGCATTTTTAGGGATACAAATATCTGGAAAAAAGAGCCGATCCTCGGTGGGGAATCCGTAACCTATGGAGATTTCCGTATGCTTGAGGATACCTTGGATTATGATTTTGCGCAGGAAAAAAAGCAAAATTACGTATCAATGGACAACGAATCGGCTATCCGCCGTATTTCAGAATTTATAAATTCGATCTGGCAGTTGCACCCCTTCAGGGAGGGAAACATGCGGACAATCGCTGTTTTTCTAATACAATATTTAAACCATTTAGGTTTTTCTGTGAACAACGAGCCCTTCAAAGAAGGCTCCCTGTATTTTAGAAATGCCTTGGTGAGGGCAAACTATTATAATATGAATGAAGGGATTCAGCCAACAAGTGAGTACCTTGAAAAATTTCTCACAACGGTTCTTTCCGGCGATACGGTCAAAGATTTAGACAGTTGGGAAATGGCAGTGGCCATCGGAGAAAACAAAGAAAAAGACGAATATGAAGCTGATCGTTGATCAAAATAATGTTTTACAGAAAAAAGCCATTAGAGTTATCTAGTGGCTTTTTATATTGGAGAACGGAAGATGTTTTTGAGTAAAAATAATGAATGGAGAGTGCAATGGAAAATTTAAATCCTGCATTAATGACGTTTAAACAGTTTATTGAATATCTTGGTATTAAAGAAAGAATGAGAAGACTTTGCATTTTTCCTCAACTGGTAATGGCTTAAAATTAGTTGGTTACAAATAAGGTAAAAGCTATGAATCGAAATAATGATAGACAAACTTGTGAAAATACTAAACTTCAAAACAACATGTTTAAAGATCTTGATGATGTTGTAAATGTTAAAGATATACAAAAAATGCTTCATAATGTAAGCAGACAATATGTATGCAAATTAATAAGAACTGGCAGGATTCCAGGTAAAAAAATTGGCAAGGGATACTTGGTTCCAAAAATATATGTTATTAAATATATCTTAGAAAACGAAGAAAATGCATAGACAAATAGACCATATTCATATAAAATTTTAGATATTAACAAGTATCTGTTTGTCCATGAGTTGGAGGTAATTTCATGGTAGCAGGACATTTAGAAGAAAAAAACGGATTGTATTATTGTGTTATTAGTTATTATGAGCGACCAGGTAAAAGGATCAGAAAGTGGATACCAACTGGTTTAAGAGTAAAGGGGAATAAGAAAAAAGCAGAAAAGAAGCTACTGGAAGTAAGAAGTAAATACATTATTCCAAATGCGGCGAATGATCTCAATACGGAGATGCTTTTTGGTGACTATTTAAGAAAGTGGCTGGAATACAGAAAATCGGCTATTGCGATTACAACTTACCACTCGTATAAAACTAGGATCGAAAGAAAAATTGCCCCCTATTTTGATGAGCGCAAGATGAAGCTGGGGTCTTTAAAAGCTGCGCATGTGCAGGAGTTCTATATTCATTTAGAAAATGAAAAATTGAAACCTTGTACAATTAAGTGTTATCATGAATTAATGAATACCGCACTAAATTACGCAGTTCGTTCTGAGCTGATTTTGGCTAACCCGCTTCGTCTGGTATATAGACCTTCAGTTAGAAAATCAATTGAACCACACAGCTGTTATAATGAGCTTGAACTCGAAAAATTATTCAAAGTAAGTGAAGGTACATTACTGGAGATACCGATATTATTAGGTGCATTTTATGGCCTGAGAAGATCAGAAATTATAGGGTTGAAATGGAGCGCGGTTGACTTTGAGAATAACTTAATTAATATTAACCATACGATTGTTCCGGTATATAGTGAGTCAAGTTATATCTATGTCAAGGAAAACAGGACAAAAACGATTAGCAGTAGAAGGACACTTCCTTTGATTGATCCGGTAAAGGGTAAGCTGATCAAGCTAAAAGCAATCCAGTTAAATAACCGCCTGGTGTGTGGTAATGCTTATGAAGATACGGAAGGATACATATGCGTAAATGAAGTAGGAAGATTGTATACTCCAAACTGGCTTACGACCTCTTTTGGAAAACTATTAAAAAAACATGGATTACGACACATTCGGTTTCATGATCTCAGGCATAGTTGTGCTAGTATTCTTTTGAGAAAAGGTGTTCAAATGAAATACATACAGGAATGGCTTGGGCATAGCAATATTGCAACAACAGCTGATATTTATTCGCATTTGGAAGTATCCGATATGATCCCACTGGCATCAACGATTGAAAAAGCGATGCAGGTTCCGGATAATCCAGAAAGCAGTAACCTGTTATCATTTGTTTGATAAAAACAGGAAAAGATGTTAGAATATATGAAATAAATATTTGGGCAGAAATCTTGGGCAGAAAAAGATTGATATCGCTTGAAACTTTCAGTCAAGGCTAGTTGATTTTAAAATGTAGCAAAAGAAAAATAGAAAACAAAATATCGAAAAACCCTAAAAAAATCAAGCTTTTTTAAATATCATTGCATATGCAACATACATTTTCGCTGCAGATGGGTATACTTGATAACAAGTCAAAGAAATAAGTTATCAAGGAGGAATACAAATGTCCATGTTTTGTTTTCAATGCGAACAGACTGCTTTAGGAAAGGGCTGTACCAAGCACCAGGGAGTTTGCGGCAAGAAGGATCACACCGCACATCTGCAGGATGAGCTGACAGGCGCTATGATCGGTCTGGCACGGGTGATGGAAAAGGAAGAAGCGCCCAATGATGAAGTCAGCAAGCTGGTGATGAAGGGGTTATTTACCACTGTGACAAATGTTAATTTTAACGATCCAACCATTAAAAAACAGGTGGAGGACCTGCACAATCTGCAAAAGGCCATTGGTGGTGAAATCCGTGATTTTGATATGCAGGAGCTCTGGAACGCCAATGAAGATATCCGCTCCTTAAAATCGCTGATTCTGTTTGGACTGCGCGGTATGGCAGCTTACGCTTATCACGCCGATGTGCTGGGGTATCACAATGAGGATGTCAACGCCTTTTTCCTGACTGCGCTGCGTGCCATTGGCGGTGAAGAAGATATGGATACGCTGCTGGCGTTGGTCATGGATACCGGCAATGTCAATCTGCAGTGTATGGCCATGTTGGATAAAGCCAACACAGAAACCTACGGAATACCTGAGCCGACAGAGGTTTCCATGACCATTGAGAAGGGGCCGTTTATCATCATCACAGGCCATGACCTGCATGATCTTTATCTGCTTCTGGAACAGACGAAGGACAAGGGGATTAACATCTACACCCACGGTGAAATGCTGCCGACCCACGCCTACCCGAAGCTCAAGGCTTACCCGCACCTCAAAGGAAACTTTGGTACGGCATGGCAGAATCAGCAAAAGGAATTTGACGGTGTACCGGCGCCTATTCTCTACACGACCAACTGTCTGATGCCAGTCAAGGATTCCTACAGCGATCGTGTTTTCACCACCGAAGTGGTTTCTTATCCTGAAATGGTGCACATCGGACCAGATAAAGATTTTACACCTGTTATTGAAAAGGCCCTGGAGCTTGGCGGCTATCCGGAAGATCATAAAATGACCGGTATCAACGGCGGCTCTGTATTGACAACGGGCTTTGCAAGGGGAACTGTGCTGTCTGTGGCCGATAAGGTTGTAGAGGCTGTAAAAGGCGGCAGCATCTCCCATTTCTTCCTGGTTGGCGGCTGTGACGGCGCGAAGCCAGGACGGAACTACTACACAGAGTTTGTTAAGCAGACACCAGACGATTCCATTGTCCTGACACTGGCCTGCGGCAAATACCGGTTCAACGATTTAGATCTTGGCACTATCGCTGGCCTGCCGAGAATCATGGATGTTGGACAATGCAATGACGCTTACTCGGCCATCCAGATCGCTCTTGCCCTTGCAGATGCCTTTGACTGCACCGTCAACGAGCTTCCGCTCACACTGGTATTGTCCTGGTACGAACAGAAGGCCGTCTGTGTACTGTTGACGCTGCTGTCCCTTGGCATCAAAAATATCTACCTTGGACCAACACTTCCAGCTTTTGTTTCTTCGAATGTATTAAATGTGCTGGTTGAACGTTTTGGTCTGACACCAATTTCCACGCCGGAAGAAGACCTGAAAAAAATTCTTGAAAAATAAATGGCACGTCTAAAGCCCGGATATTCATCCGGGTTTCAGGCTGTTAAAGAAGTGGCGGAGGCCGAGACTGCGCCTTTTATCCAGATAAGAAAAAAGTTCAAGCGCTGCGGTAAAAGGCGGGGAATCATGCCTCTTTACCGGAAACGCCGGACACAGGAGAGATCAAAGGTCATCTTTATTGAAGAAGATACAAGTGTTAATGCAGTGCCCGCAGAGCACTTTTTTCTTCCTTAGGTAAAGGACTCCGTCTCTTGAGGTTTTTGACACACTAAAGCCCGGATATTCATCCGGGTTTTCTTTTATGAGTTCGCAATGTCATGACATATGGACATTTTATAAAAAATGCGCTATACTAGATGGTAATGACATAAGAAAGGCTATTATAATATGGGATTATTTGATCATCAACTCGATAAAAATATACCGGTGCCGCTCTATTACCAGCTTAAAACGTTGCTGGAGGAGTATATTGAAAAGGAACATACCAGTTACGAAGAACCTATTCCAACGGAAATGGAGATCAGTGAGGCTTTTGGAATCAGCCGTCCAACGGTACGCCAGGCGATCAACTCGCTGGTGGTAGAGGGAAGGCTTTACCGCAAAAAGAGCAAAGGCACCTTTGTGACCCGGCCTAAGATTCACCAGAATTTTCTGGAATCGATCCAGAGCTTTAACGAGGAAATGGAGGAAAAAGGGCTGACGCCTAAAACTGAAGTGCTCGGCCTGGTGGTAGTGGCCTGTGACGAAGAGGTGGGGCGTGCCCTGCAGCTTGAGGTGGGGACAGAGGTCGTACGGCTTGAGCGCCTGCGCTACGCCAATGACGAGCCCATTGTCCATGTGGTCAGCCATCTGCCGCACAGCCTGTGCAATGAAATGCTGGAAAAGGATTTTACCAGGGTTTCCATGTATCATGTGATGGAGACCGAGCTGGGGTTGACCATTGATTATGCCACCAGGCGACTTGAAGCCATACTGGCGGACAGCTCTACGGCTAAAACCCTGGGCATCAGCAAAGGCTCCGCGATCCAGTATATTCAGACCATCGCCTACTTGACCGACGAGACGCCGGTAGAGTACTCCAAGGCCCATTACCGCGGGGACAGGAGCCATTTTACGTTTAGATTAAAACGCAATTAACCTTAAAAAGACCAGCATTCGCTGGTTTTTTCTTTTTTGCTCTTGACAGTTATACAATAGGATGTTATTATGTAAATACATAAGAACAATAAATGAAGTGAGGATTTACATGAAAACACTAACTGTTAAAGAACTGGCAGGCTATTTTGATCATACACTCTTAAAGGCCTTTGTCACGGATGAGGATTTTAAGAAGCTGTGTGATGATGCCGACAAGTACGGCTTTAAGATGGTTGCCATCAACTCGGCTCCGGTAGCGCTGTGTAAGGAGTACCTGAAGGATTCACCTGTGCACGTGGGCGCAGCCATCAGTTTCCCCCTTGGACAGACAACCATTGAAGCCAAGGTTTTTGAGACTAAAAATGCCATTGAAAACGGCGCGGACGAAATTGATTATGTCATCAATATCGTGGAGCTGAAAAATAAGAATTATGATTATATTAAACGTGAAATGGAAGCCATTGTGGCAGTCTGCCGTGAAAACGACGTGCTGTCAAAGGTTATTTTTGAAAACTGCTATCTGACAAAGGACGAAATTGCAAAGGTAGCCGAGATCGCCAGAGAAGTGAAGCCGGATTTTATCAAGACTTCAACAGGCTTTGGTACAGGCGGAGCGACCGTGGAGGATGTAAAGCTCATGAAATCCATTGTCGGTGACGACGTGAAGGTCAAGGCCGCTGGCGGTATCCGCGATCTTGAAACCTGCCTGGCAATGATCGAAGCCGGCGCAGAAAGAATCGGCAGCAGCAGCAGTATTGAAATTACAGAAGCTTACGCAAAAACATTATAACAATCATTTTTGAGGAGAGGTTAAAATGAAAAAATATTTACTGGCACACGATTTGGGAACATCTGGAAACAAGGCG
The DNA window shown above is from Eubacterium limosum and carries:
- a CDS encoding Fic/DOC family protein; the protein is MDEHIPYTYEEKHESYDTCEKQLYWDVAIGLNQVDALKPSQYLKKLIPKNIYGAASNKEVEDSLKAYYREKSIVNHDEMECDLVSARIVSLLETGGFSFSPVALKSIHRILFDSIYDFNGIFRDTNIWKKEPILGGESVTYGDFRMLEDTLDYDFAQEKKQNYVSMDNESAIRRISEFINSIWQLHPFREGNMRTIAVFLIQYLNHLGFSVNNEPFKEGSLYFRNALVRANYYNMNEGIQPTSEYLEKFLTTVLSGDTVKDLDSWEMAVAIGENKEKDEYEADR
- a CDS encoding helix-turn-helix domain-containing protein, yielding MNRNNDRQTCENTKLQNNMFKDLDDVVNVKDIQKMLHNVSRQYVCKLIRTGRIPGKKIGKGYLVPKIYVIKYILENEENA
- a CDS encoding tyrosine-type recombinase/integrase, yielding MVAGHLEEKNGLYYCVISYYERPGKRIRKWIPTGLRVKGNKKKAEKKLLEVRSKYIIPNAANDLNTEMLFGDYLRKWLEYRKSAIAITTYHSYKTRIERKIAPYFDERKMKLGSLKAAHVQEFYIHLENEKLKPCTIKCYHELMNTALNYAVRSELILANPLRLVYRPSVRKSIEPHSCYNELELEKLFKVSEGTLLEIPILLGAFYGLRRSEIIGLKWSAVDFENNLININHTIVPVYSESSYIYVKENRTKTISSRRTLPLIDPVKGKLIKLKAIQLNNRLVCGNAYEDTEGYICVNEVGRLYTPNWLTTSFGKLLKKHGLRHIRFHDLRHSCASILLRKGVQMKYIQEWLGHSNIATTADIYSHLEVSDMIPLASTIEKAMQVPDNPESSNLLSFV
- the hcp gene encoding hydroxylamine reductase, with translation MSMFCFQCEQTALGKGCTKHQGVCGKKDHTAHLQDELTGAMIGLARVMEKEEAPNDEVSKLVMKGLFTTVTNVNFNDPTIKKQVEDLHNLQKAIGGEIRDFDMQELWNANEDIRSLKSLILFGLRGMAAYAYHADVLGYHNEDVNAFFLTALRAIGGEEDMDTLLALVMDTGNVNLQCMAMLDKANTETYGIPEPTEVSMTIEKGPFIIITGHDLHDLYLLLEQTKDKGINIYTHGEMLPTHAYPKLKAYPHLKGNFGTAWQNQQKEFDGVPAPILYTTNCLMPVKDSYSDRVFTTEVVSYPEMVHIGPDKDFTPVIEKALELGGYPEDHKMTGINGGSVLTTGFARGTVLSVADKVVEAVKGGSISHFFLVGGCDGAKPGRNYYTEFVKQTPDDSIVLTLACGKYRFNDLDLGTIAGLPRIMDVGQCNDAYSAIQIALALADAFDCTVNELPLTLVLSWYEQKAVCVLLTLLSLGIKNIYLGPTLPAFVSSNVLNVLVERFGLTPISTPEEDLKKILEK
- a CDS encoding GntR family transcriptional regulator codes for the protein MGLFDHQLDKNIPVPLYYQLKTLLEEYIEKEHTSYEEPIPTEMEISEAFGISRPTVRQAINSLVVEGRLYRKKSKGTFVTRPKIHQNFLESIQSFNEEMEEKGLTPKTEVLGLVVVACDEEVGRALQLEVGTEVVRLERLRYANDEPIVHVVSHLPHSLCNEMLEKDFTRVSMYHVMETELGLTIDYATRRLEAILADSSTAKTLGISKGSAIQYIQTIAYLTDETPVEYSKAHYRGDRSHFTFRLKRN
- the deoC gene encoding deoxyribose-phosphate aldolase: MKTLTVKELAGYFDHTLLKAFVTDEDFKKLCDDADKYGFKMVAINSAPVALCKEYLKDSPVHVGAAISFPLGQTTIEAKVFETKNAIENGADEIDYVINIVELKNKNYDYIKREMEAIVAVCRENDVLSKVIFENCYLTKDEIAKVAEIAREVKPDFIKTSTGFGTGGATVEDVKLMKSIVGDDVKVKAAGGIRDLETCLAMIEAGAERIGSSSSIEITEAYAKTL